A section of the Streptomyces sp. NBC_00178 genome encodes:
- a CDS encoding helix-turn-helix domain-containing protein codes for MPTNVNPTVRRRRLGQELRRLREIKGMTAEEVAERLLVSQSKISRLENGRRSISQRDVRDLCGVYEVEDHRVVDSLMQMAKDSRQQGWWHAFGDIPYSVYIGLETDAESLRVYEPQVVPGLLQTRGYAEALITGALPEAPPADIEKRVNVRARRQDRVNAPEHPLRLWAVIDESALRRQVGGKQVMIEQLEHLIEQSQLPHVTVQVLPFDMGAHPGISGQYAILEFPDAADSSVVYIEGVTSDLYLEKANDVQRYSVMYEHLRAQALNVDQTRQFIGDIVKDYTR; via the coding sequence GTGCCGACCAACGTCAATCCCACCGTCAGGCGACGCCGGTTGGGCCAGGAGTTGCGCCGTCTGCGCGAGATCAAGGGCATGACGGCCGAGGAGGTGGCGGAGCGGCTGCTGGTCTCGCAGTCGAAGATCAGCCGCCTGGAGAACGGCCGGCGTTCCATCAGCCAGCGCGACGTCCGCGATCTGTGCGGGGTGTACGAGGTCGAGGACCACCGCGTCGTCGACTCGCTGATGCAGATGGCCAAGGACTCGCGGCAGCAGGGCTGGTGGCACGCCTTCGGCGACATCCCCTACAGCGTGTACATCGGGCTGGAGACGGACGCAGAGTCCCTCAGGGTGTACGAGCCCCAGGTCGTCCCGGGGCTCCTCCAGACCCGGGGTTACGCGGAGGCACTGATCACCGGGGCCCTGCCCGAGGCCCCGCCGGCCGACATCGAGAAGCGGGTCAACGTCCGCGCCCGCCGCCAGGACCGCGTCAACGCCCCCGAACACCCGCTGCGCCTCTGGGCCGTCATCGACGAGTCCGCCCTGCGCCGGCAGGTCGGCGGCAAGCAGGTGATGATCGAGCAACTGGAGCACCTCATCGAGCAGTCGCAGCTGCCGCACGTGACGGTGCAGGTCCTGCCCTTCGACATGGGCGCCCATCCGGGCATCAGCGGGCAGTACGCGATCCTGGAGTTCCCGGACGCCGCGGACTCCAGCGTCGTGTACATCGAGGGGGTCACCAGTGACCTCTACCTGGAGAAAGCGAACGACGTGCAGCGCTACAGCGTCATGTACGAACACCTGCGGGCACAGGCGCTGAATGTGGACCAGACCCGCCAATTCATCGGTGACATCGTGAAGGACTACACACGCTGA
- a CDS encoding MFS transporter, with translation MTTAEPTRADHSPPVERLAVRIPAQAAGDGDGPHTSVRSRLRRHPVLTTTVVAAAVHLLWFFFFANSGGDIAAQDAWAEFVGRHPGTAYNLAWYGGMHPVSYSVVSPYLMSVLGVRTTMMVVGTVSSALTALILVRVPAVRNPLACALAGVFAYLCNALSGRVTFGLGMMFALGAVAAVFCWPHRWRYRRWAKAVVAAPLAALATAGSPVAGLFLGVVATALFLNKRRPGAYAIGLPPVVVVVLSAWLFPFSGTQPMSLGTLSLPFVFSVLVFLLVPRDWHTVRTAAAVYGVGTLLTYVVDSQIGSNVSRMAMLFAGVVLLAALPYTTRHSRHWYALLIVFLGLNFWIGFKGVDDILRTAPTASWNRELAPLVNQLQRAGAERGRVEVVPASSHREASALAPYVNLARGWNRQADMKRNPLFYDDTLNAVNYREWLDRWAVHYVVLPTGDPDSGAEQEAGLVEKGQPYLKAVWSDANWKLFRVLDPVPLADPPATVEHAGDDELTIRVQSAGRVLIRIPYSRWLAVVDDKGKSVERPQETEASRKRSADDGDAPKDFVNDHGCLIKVDEDGDGDEWTELLAPRPGVYRLAAPYQLQPGTPCPEELR, from the coding sequence GTGACCACCGCTGAGCCGACGAGGGCTGACCACAGTCCGCCCGTCGAACGTCTGGCCGTCCGGATCCCGGCCCAGGCCGCCGGGGACGGCGACGGGCCGCACACCTCGGTACGGAGCCGCCTGCGCCGCCACCCGGTCCTGACCACGACGGTCGTCGCCGCGGCGGTGCACCTGCTCTGGTTCTTCTTCTTCGCGAACAGCGGCGGGGACATCGCCGCCCAGGACGCCTGGGCCGAGTTCGTCGGCCGCCACCCCGGAACCGCGTACAACCTCGCCTGGTACGGGGGCATGCACCCCGTCTCGTACAGCGTGGTGTCGCCCTATCTGATGTCGGTGCTCGGCGTCCGTACGACGATGATGGTCGTCGGCACGGTGTCGTCGGCGCTCACCGCGCTGATCCTGGTGCGGGTGCCCGCCGTCCGCAATCCCCTCGCCTGCGCGCTCGCCGGGGTCTTCGCCTACCTGTGCAACGCCCTGTCCGGGCGGGTGACGTTCGGGCTCGGCATGATGTTCGCGCTCGGGGCGGTCGCCGCGGTGTTCTGCTGGCCCCACCGGTGGCGCTACCGGCGCTGGGCGAAGGCCGTCGTGGCGGCCCCGCTCGCCGCACTGGCCACAGCGGGCAGCCCCGTCGCCGGGCTCTTCCTCGGGGTGGTCGCCACGGCGCTGTTCCTGAACAAACGCCGCCCCGGGGCGTACGCGATCGGCCTGCCCCCCGTGGTCGTCGTCGTCCTGTCCGCGTGGCTGTTCCCCTTCTCGGGTACGCAGCCGATGTCGCTCGGGACCCTGTCCCTGCCGTTCGTCTTCTCCGTCCTGGTGTTCCTCCTGGTGCCCCGGGACTGGCACACCGTGCGCACGGCCGCCGCGGTGTACGGCGTCGGGACCCTGCTGACCTATGTGGTCGACTCCCAGATCGGCTCGAACGTGTCGCGCATGGCGATGCTGTTCGCCGGGGTCGTCCTGCTCGCGGCCCTGCCGTACACCACCCGCCACAGCAGGCACTGGTACGCGCTGCTTATCGTCTTCCTGGGGCTGAACTTCTGGATCGGCTTCAAGGGCGTCGACGACATCCTGCGCACCGCCCCCACCGCCTCCTGGAACCGGGAACTGGCGCCGCTGGTCAACCAGCTCCAGAGGGCCGGCGCCGAGCGGGGCCGGGTCGAGGTGGTCCCCGCCAGCAGCCACCGGGAGGCCTCCGCTCTCGCGCCGTACGTCAACCTGGCCCGGGGCTGGAACCGGCAGGCCGACATGAAGCGCAACCCGCTCTTCTACGACGACACCCTCAACGCCGTGAACTACCGCGAGTGGCTCGACCGCTGGGCCGTCCACTACGTGGTGCTGCCGACGGGGGACCCGGACAGCGGGGCGGAGCAGGAGGCGGGGCTCGTCGAGAAGGGCCAGCCGTACCTGAAGGCGGTCTGGAGCGACGCCAACTGGAAGTTGTTCCGGGTCCTGGACCCGGTACCGCTCGCCGATCCGCCCGCGACGGTGGAGCACGCCGGCGACGACGAGCTGACGATCCGGGTGCAGTCCGCCGGCCGGGTCCTGATCCGCATCCCGTACTCCCGCTGGCTCGCCGTCGTCGACGACAAGGGGAAGAGCGTGGAGCGGCCGCAGGAGACCGAGGCGTCCAGGAAGCGGTCGGCCGACGACGGGGACGCGCCCAAGGACTTCGTCAACGACCACGGCTGCCTGATCAAGGTCGACGAGGACGGGGACGGCGACGAGTGGACCGAACTGCTCGCCCCGCGCCCCGGTGTCTACCGCCTGGCGGCGCCCTACCAGCTGCAGCCGGGCACACCCTGCCCGGAGGAACTGCGCTGA
- a CDS encoding adhesin — translation MKCQHCGGERVGPLPGMVCPECGSVSRSPRESSSWIAQETVMGRVSLLTRRRKALLAAGVVMAAGSLATAVSLLASGDGPGRTEAAGRAGAVPAPIGAGGAPTRIGPGDTGAPPAPDPGDGGPPADPTAGSPAPSPEPGAYRFSEWAGPGCTSGDYAERGRFENGDAGWYTVESGGFEGTTCDGRFSAVPMSGSPAEDRGSSAVWAWHLGDGFRECALTVFVPRSVRDRDVAGNPTAYRVLSDPHDADSAYTGFAVRQREHRGSAVDVRSYPVKGDTFAVQLLDRGRDWGDESLVGAHHAAAQIKASCR, via the coding sequence ATGAAGTGCCAACATTGCGGCGGCGAACGCGTCGGTCCACTGCCGGGCATGGTCTGCCCCGAGTGCGGCTCCGTGTCCCGCTCGCCCCGTGAGAGCAGTTCCTGGATCGCGCAGGAGACCGTGATGGGCCGGGTCTCCCTGCTCACCAGGCGCCGAAAGGCCTTGCTGGCGGCGGGAGTCGTGATGGCCGCGGGCAGCCTGGCCACCGCCGTGTCGCTGCTCGCCTCGGGGGACGGGCCCGGGCGTACCGAGGCGGCGGGCCGGGCCGGCGCCGTACCCGCACCGATCGGTGCCGGCGGGGCACCCACCCGTATCGGACCCGGCGACACCGGCGCTCCCCCCGCCCCGGATCCCGGGGACGGCGGGCCGCCCGCCGACCCGACGGCAGGGAGCCCGGCGCCGTCCCCCGAACCGGGCGCCTACCGCTTCTCCGAATGGGCCGGGCCCGGCTGCACATCGGGCGACTACGCGGAACGCGGGCGGTTCGAGAACGGCGACGCGGGGTGGTACACCGTCGAGTCCGGCGGCTTCGAGGGAACCACCTGCGACGGCCGGTTCAGCGCCGTCCCGATGTCCGGGAGCCCGGCCGAGGACCGGGGGAGCAGCGCGGTCTGGGCCTGGCACCTCGGCGACGGCTTCCGCGAATGCGCGCTGACCGTCTTCGTGCCGCGCAGCGTCCGCGACCGCGACGTGGCGGGCAACCCCACCGCGTACCGCGTGCTCTCCGACCCGCACGACGCGGACTCGGCCTACACGGGCTTCGCCGTGCGTCAGCGGGAGCACCGGGGCAGCGCCGTCGACGTACGGAGCTACCCGGTCAAGGGCGACACCTTCGCGGTGCAGCTCCTCGACCGGGGCCGTGACTGGGGCGACGAGTCACTGGTCGGGGCCCACCACGCGGCGGCGCAGATCAAGGCGTCCTGCCGCTGA
- a CDS encoding serine hydrolase, giving the protein MAGESPDKSEQRKSSGTTEERDPRLAVFREPVAAAGGGTRGGAAGAGADGETDGTADSRTAVFRVPRSADADPSEDGPAIGSGPDDSVETDASAADDVATDDVATDGAAKDASVSGGSPAGGDAEPEETPAAPKAPEGSGEAPAAPRKAGKAAEAEERGEEAAEPPTARTTDESATTDAPSGTPSGASEGTPSGRSDDEGGAKPEAASSESEAEAGSGSADPAPTDARLRAAVAAWVSGGEDDEAAGGDRPTGGDGGAEGAKKPDSGSEPVSEAGGTVKGADAEDAEASAAGDDKASADSGADDAEAAAETKVEAGAEESDSEPADAPAAGAASGSAPRVPKSREESSPAEKPEKAEKGEKAEKPEKAEEAEEAEEAEKTEKAGKATGADTAEKAAAAEKPAAADKAEAAGRTGTADKAKKSGTADSADDERGIDHPTAVFKAPRVDRVDQPTTALKLPSKKSRTGSEPAPGGSGARTPGASEPSRTPETPAERTSRFVPLRSDDVRPAPTVVGPTVTPDISAGAAAPAGARPALTEAERTRQQPMPPKPPLDLLAELTNTPPPEETPVRTAVRRVKIWTPLLLLALIIFAIAQAVRPLPDPVLTLSADPTFTFGGDKLDMPWPEEGQGAVEVEGVGTIGSYGKEESAPIASVAKIMTAYVILQGHPITGKQNGEQIVVDAKAGEEANRPDESTAPIQEGQKYTERQMLQLLMIPSGNNVARLLARWDATSEKAFVEKMNAAAKDLGMTNSVYTDPSGLEPTTRSTPADQLKLARAVTQNDVFREIVNMPQADIPGIGKTIYNNNNILLEPGVSGIKTGSSTPAGGNLVWTAETVVDGKTRRIIGAVMGANLDGTLDAKLQRAIHNSLELIRTAQKGVDSATVVKKGQVVGYVDNGFGVQTPVVATKDLKAVGWGGLEVKLDLSATGEPLQQAAKAGTVVGQVTIGTGTGKVTAPVALQDGMTEPGFGDKLTRIS; this is encoded by the coding sequence GTGGCGGGCGAGTCCCCCGACAAGTCGGAGCAGCGGAAGTCGTCGGGGACGACCGAGGAGCGCGATCCGCGCCTCGCCGTGTTCCGTGAACCGGTCGCCGCGGCGGGCGGCGGTACCCGGGGCGGCGCGGCGGGCGCAGGGGCGGACGGCGAGACGGACGGCACGGCGGACAGCAGGACCGCGGTCTTCCGCGTGCCGCGCTCCGCGGACGCCGATCCGTCGGAGGACGGTCCGGCCATAGGTTCCGGGCCGGACGACTCCGTGGAGACGGACGCCTCCGCGGCGGACGACGTGGCGACGGATGACGTGGCGACGGACGGCGCGGCGAAGGACGCCTCCGTGTCCGGAGGCTCTCCGGCCGGAGGTGACGCGGAGCCCGAGGAGACGCCTGCGGCTCCGAAGGCCCCGGAAGGCTCGGGAGAGGCCCCTGCGGCCCCCAGGAAGGCCGGGAAGGCCGCCGAGGCGGAGGAGCGGGGCGAAGAGGCTGCCGAGCCGCCCACGGCACGCACGACGGACGAGTCCGCCACGACGGATGCGCCTTCCGGCACGCCCTCCGGTGCGTCCGAGGGCACGCCTTCCGGTAGGTCCGACGACGAAGGCGGAGCGAAGCCCGAGGCCGCCTCTTCCGAGTCCGAGGCCGAAGCGGGATCCGGATCCGCCGATCCGGCGCCGACCGATGCCCGGCTGCGTGCCGCCGTCGCGGCGTGGGTCTCCGGTGGTGAGGACGACGAAGCCGCAGGCGGGGACCGCCCCACCGGCGGTGACGGCGGCGCCGAGGGTGCGAAGAAGCCGGACAGCGGGTCCGAGCCGGTGAGTGAGGCCGGGGGCACCGTGAAGGGCGCGGACGCCGAGGACGCCGAAGCGTCCGCAGCGGGCGACGACAAGGCGTCGGCGGACTCCGGCGCCGATGACGCCGAGGCCGCTGCCGAGACCAAGGTCGAAGCCGGGGCGGAAGAGTCCGACTCGGAGCCTGCCGACGCCCCGGCCGCAGGTGCCGCCTCCGGCAGCGCCCCTCGCGTCCCGAAGAGCAGGGAAGAGTCCTCCCCGGCCGAGAAGCCGGAGAAGGCCGAGAAGGGCGAGAAGGCCGAGAAGCCGGAGAAGGCCGAGGAGGCCGAGGAGGCCGAGGAGGCCGAGAAGACCGAGAAGGCCGGCAAGGCGACGGGCGCCGACACGGCCGAAAAGGCGGCCGCCGCCGAGAAGCCGGCCGCCGCCGACAAGGCAGAAGCGGCCGGCAGGACCGGCACGGCCGACAAGGCCAAGAAGTCCGGCACGGCCGATTCCGCAGATGACGAGCGAGGAATCGATCATCCGACCGCCGTCTTCAAGGCGCCGCGCGTCGACCGGGTCGACCAGCCCACGACCGCGCTGAAGCTCCCGTCGAAGAAGAGCCGGACCGGAAGCGAGCCCGCCCCCGGCGGCTCCGGTGCACGGACGCCCGGGGCATCCGAGCCCTCCAGGACCCCCGAGACCCCCGCGGAGCGGACCAGCCGGTTCGTGCCGCTGCGCTCCGACGACGTACGCCCCGCGCCCACCGTGGTCGGCCCCACCGTCACGCCGGACATCTCGGCGGGTGCCGCCGCCCCCGCCGGCGCCCGGCCCGCGCTGACCGAGGCCGAGCGGACCAGGCAGCAGCCCATGCCGCCGAAGCCCCCGCTCGACCTGCTGGCGGAGCTGACGAACACCCCGCCGCCCGAGGAGACCCCCGTCCGCACGGCGGTGCGGCGGGTCAAGATCTGGACGCCGCTGCTCCTGCTCGCGCTGATCATCTTTGCGATCGCGCAGGCCGTGCGCCCGCTTCCCGACCCGGTGCTGACCCTGTCCGCGGACCCGACGTTCACCTTCGGGGGCGACAAGCTGGACATGCCGTGGCCGGAGGAGGGCCAGGGGGCCGTCGAGGTCGAGGGCGTCGGCACCATCGGTTCGTACGGCAAGGAGGAGTCCGCGCCGATCGCGAGCGTCGCCAAGATCATGACGGCGTACGTGATCCTCCAGGGCCACCCCATCACCGGTAAGCAGAACGGTGAGCAGATCGTGGTCGACGCGAAGGCGGGTGAGGAGGCCAACCGGCCCGACGAGTCGACCGCGCCGATCCAGGAGGGACAGAAGTACACGGAGCGTCAGATGCTCCAGCTGCTGATGATCCCCTCCGGCAACAACGTGGCGCGGTTGCTGGCCCGCTGGGACGCGACCAGTGAGAAGGCGTTCGTCGAGAAGATGAACGCGGCGGCGAAGGACCTCGGGATGACGAACTCGGTCTACACCGACCCGAGCGGTCTCGAGCCCACCACCCGGTCCACCCCGGCCGACCAGCTCAAGCTGGCCAGGGCGGTCACGCAGAACGACGTCTTCCGCGAGATCGTCAACATGCCGCAGGCCGACATCCCGGGCATCGGCAAGACGATCTACAACAACAACAACATCCTGCTGGAACCGGGCGTGAGCGGCATCAAGACCGGCTCGTCGACCCCCGCGGGCGGCAACCTCGTCTGGACCGCCGAGACGGTCGTCGACGGCAAGACGCGCCGCATCATCGGCGCGGTGATGGGCGCGAACCTGGACGGCACCCTGGACGCGAAGCTGCAGCGGGCCATACACAACAGCCTCGAACTGATCCGGACCGCGCAGAAGGGCGTCGACTCCGCCACCGTCGTCAAGAAGGGCCAGGTCGTCGGCTACGTCGACAACGGCTTCGGGGTCCAGACCCCCGTGGTCGCCACCAAGGACCTGAAGGCGGTCGGCTGGGGCGGCCTCGAAGTGAAGCTCGACCTGAGCGCCACCGGCGAGCCGCTCCAGCAGGCGGCGAAGGCCGGCACGGTCGTAGGACAGGTGACGATCGGAACCGGCACGGGCAAGGTCACGGCACCCGTCGCCCTGCAGGACGGGATGACGGAACCGGGCTTCGGCGACAAGCTCACCCGCATCTCCTGA
- a CDS encoding GOLPH3/VPS74 family protein: MGRSRRTIPEELLLLALDPTTGTTAQPQSLDLGLAGAQLVELALAGRIAPDGDRIAVVMPRPTGDPTLDSALELLRRRGSPVRAVHWIGGPRLGLRQIYLAHLERCGMVHAVAGQMCGVLPTTRYQATDTAISRDIRARLDSAIRTGVPPDPRTAALAALAHAVGLGKHLYPGNEGRSSRSRLRDLIRHDPMGGLVAHAVMDVQNGVAVQPRRNQQTAGVPLQPQAQAGRGSMAHTSVH; the protein is encoded by the coding sequence ATGGGCAGGAGCCGCAGAACAATTCCGGAGGAGCTTCTGCTGCTCGCTCTGGACCCGACCACGGGTACCACAGCGCAGCCGCAGTCGCTCGACCTCGGCCTGGCCGGGGCACAGCTAGTGGAGCTGGCTCTGGCAGGACGGATAGCCCCTGACGGGGATCGTATAGCCGTGGTGATGCCACGGCCGACAGGAGATCCGACTCTGGACTCCGCACTGGAGCTGCTGCGCCGTCGTGGCAGTCCGGTTCGGGCGGTCCACTGGATCGGCGGGCCCCGGCTGGGACTTCGCCAGATCTACCTCGCGCACCTGGAGCGGTGCGGCATGGTGCATGCCGTGGCGGGCCAGATGTGCGGAGTGCTGCCGACGACTCGCTACCAGGCGACGGACACGGCGATCAGCCGCGACATCAGAGCACGGCTGGACAGTGCGATCCGCACCGGCGTACCGCCGGACCCGCGGACCGCGGCGCTCGCCGCACTGGCCCACGCGGTCGGACTCGGCAAGCACCTCTACCCCGGGAACGAGGGGCGCTCGTCGCGCTCCCGGCTCCGGGACCTGATCAGGCACGACCCGATGGGCGGTCTCGTGGCGCATGCCGTGATGGACGTCCAGAACGGTGTGGCCGTCCAGCCGCGCCGTAATCAGCAGACGGCGGGCGTGCCGTTGCAGCCGCAAGCACAGGCGGGTCGCGGCAGCATGGCGCACACCTCCGTGCACTGA
- a CDS encoding DUF397 domain-containing protein produces the protein MAILQGATENWTKSSYSGGNGACVEVKSPVTQAIAVRDSKAPEGPSLSFVSGAWNTFVRDVASGSINA, from the coding sequence ATGGCTATTCTTCAGGGTGCTACGGAGAACTGGACGAAGTCGTCGTACTCCGGCGGTAACGGAGCATGCGTCGAGGTGAAGTCACCCGTCACCCAGGCCATCGCCGTGCGGGACTCGAAGGCCCCCGAAGGCCCCTCGCTCAGCTTCGTGTCCGGGGCGTGGAACACCTTCGTCCGCGATGTCGCTTCGGGCTCGATCAACGCCTGA
- a CDS encoding aminoglycoside phosphotransferase family protein: MHADETKTDAALVRRLLAAQFPAWADLPVEPVASHGTVNAIYRLGPDMAVRLPRVEGGSQDAATEHRWLPRLAPHLPYAVPAPLGLGAPAEGYPWAWSVCRWLDGANPAPGSGGAELAGDLAEFVRALRVADPTDAPPAYRCEPLAARDGATRDALRALHGVIDTDAAAGIWSQALRAPGPRGPAVWVHGDLQPGNVLVAGGRLTAVIDFGCMGLADPAVDLIAAWYLLPPGPRTVFRAEVARGTATGGEAGAAEAEAEVWARGRGWALSVALMELSYYRTSNRVMAATARHVIGEILADGGGDGGGGQ; this comes from the coding sequence ATGCACGCCGACGAGACGAAGACCGACGCGGCGCTCGTACGGCGCCTGCTGGCAGCGCAGTTCCCCGCCTGGGCGGACCTGCCCGTCGAGCCGGTCGCCTCCCACGGGACGGTCAACGCGATCTACCGGCTGGGCCCGGACATGGCGGTGCGGCTGCCGCGCGTGGAGGGCGGATCGCAGGACGCGGCGACGGAGCACCGCTGGCTGCCCCGCCTCGCCCCGCACCTCCCGTACGCCGTGCCCGCGCCCCTGGGACTGGGTGCGCCGGCCGAGGGCTACCCGTGGGCCTGGTCGGTGTGCCGCTGGCTCGACGGCGCGAACCCGGCGCCGGGCTCCGGCGGCGCCGAACTCGCCGGGGACCTCGCTGAGTTCGTACGGGCCCTGCGCGTGGCCGATCCCACGGACGCCCCGCCGGCCTACCGCTGCGAACCACTGGCCGCCCGGGACGGGGCCACCCGCGACGCCCTGCGGGCACTGCACGGGGTGATCGACACCGACGCCGCCGCCGGCATCTGGTCCCAGGCCCTGCGCGCGCCCGGACCGCGGGGTCCGGCGGTGTGGGTCCACGGCGACCTCCAGCCCGGCAACGTCCTGGTCGCCGGCGGCCGGCTCACCGCCGTCATCGACTTCGGCTGCATGGGCCTGGCCGACCCGGCGGTGGACCTGATCGCGGCCTGGTACCTGCTGCCGCCCGGACCGCGAACGGTCTTCCGCGCGGAAGTGGCGAGGGGGACGGCGACGGGCGGCGAGGCGGGCGCGGCGGAGGCGGAGGCCGAGGTGTGGGCGCGGGGCCGGGGCTGGGCGCTGTCGGTCGCGCTCATGGAGCTCTCGTACTACCGGACGTCGAACCGGGTGATGGCGGCCACGGCCCGGCACGTGATCGGCGAGATCCTGGCGGACGGGGGAGGGGACGGTGGGGGCGGGCAGTGA
- a CDS encoding YncE family protein yields MFSSAALITGVAGPATADSTKTLPVASFGDMVVDGTHQRVYVSDPSGGKIVVTDYAGTVKATLTGLSGVTGLALSADSGQVYAAVKNDNRIVSVDTATYTQSASYPVGAAPGDLEVVDGRVWFAHGTDIGSLDVSGADPVVHLRQRGDVDFSGAFGMFLASDPSVPGVLAVGNGGDLAVYDVSADGAAMRVKGSMDTSVTQIDLTPDGSQVLTSWGDPDYGYGIGAYSTADLSEQTGYPIDAYPNAVRVAPDGSVAGGSFSWYDPDVHIHRPGDPVPTREYDFPNTGNSSGADTLVPGALAWAPDAGRVFAVSVNTYGTRTLRALTDPTKELPTLKVAAPTKSDRAKKLGVTGKLTSKTPLAAGTALKVTRTDLESPAGKTLATVRTKADGSFSFADTPPAGGKVTYKVSYAGDATHAPAAGSDAVEVSRAATTLTLGNNGKLYAYGKDVVFTAHLGKTYKNRTVALYADPFGTDKPKKLLKTAKVNSSGNVSATVDMTRDTTVTAVFTGDARSASKTVQSTAYAQAKISTSVSKHYKTGRIGSATYYYFRKNTDPVFTTTMNYYSGRKQRLQVQVYSQGTWYDTGSEYFALARNGTSAVRLEAPGKAGIRARLRSSYINGSSGDTVNSTTHGAWKYITFTN; encoded by the coding sequence ATGTTCAGTTCCGCAGCCCTGATAACGGGCGTCGCGGGTCCGGCGACAGCGGACTCCACGAAAACGCTTCCGGTGGCCTCGTTCGGCGACATGGTCGTGGACGGCACCCACCAACGGGTCTACGTCTCCGACCCGTCCGGCGGCAAGATCGTCGTCACCGACTACGCGGGCACCGTGAAGGCGACGCTGACCGGGCTCTCCGGCGTGACCGGCCTCGCGCTGTCCGCCGACTCCGGCCAGGTGTACGCGGCCGTGAAGAACGACAACCGGATCGTCTCGGTGGACACGGCGACCTACACCCAGTCCGCCAGCTACCCGGTCGGTGCGGCTCCCGGCGACCTGGAAGTGGTGGACGGCCGCGTCTGGTTCGCCCACGGCACCGACATCGGCTCGCTCGACGTCTCCGGCGCCGACCCCGTCGTCCACCTCCGCCAGCGGGGCGATGTCGACTTCTCCGGCGCCTTCGGCATGTTCCTGGCGTCGGACCCGTCCGTACCCGGCGTGCTGGCAGTGGGCAACGGCGGCGATCTCGCCGTGTACGACGTCTCGGCCGACGGTGCCGCCATGCGGGTCAAGGGCAGCATGGACACCTCGGTGACGCAGATCGACCTGACGCCCGACGGCAGCCAGGTACTCACCTCGTGGGGCGACCCGGACTACGGATACGGCATCGGCGCCTACTCCACCGCCGACCTGTCCGAGCAGACCGGGTACCCCATCGACGCGTACCCGAACGCCGTGCGGGTCGCACCCGACGGCAGCGTCGCCGGCGGCAGCTTCTCCTGGTACGACCCCGACGTGCACATCCACCGGCCCGGCGACCCGGTGCCGACACGGGAGTACGACTTCCCCAACACCGGCAACAGCAGCGGCGCCGACACCCTCGTCCCAGGGGCGCTCGCCTGGGCGCCGGACGCCGGCCGGGTCTTCGCGGTCTCCGTGAACACCTACGGCACGCGCACCCTCCGCGCGCTGACCGATCCCACCAAGGAACTGCCCACCCTCAAGGTGGCGGCCCCCACCAAGTCGGACCGGGCCAAGAAGCTCGGCGTCACCGGCAAGCTGACGTCGAAGACGCCGCTCGCCGCGGGGACCGCCCTGAAGGTGACCCGTACGGACCTCGAGTCACCGGCGGGCAAGACCCTGGCCACCGTCAGGACCAAGGCGGACGGCAGCTTCTCCTTCGCGGACACCCCGCCCGCCGGCGGCAAGGTCACGTACAAGGTCTCCTACGCCGGCGACGCCACGCACGCGCCCGCCGCGGGCTCCGACGCGGTGGAGGTCTCCCGCGCCGCCACCACGCTGACGCTGGGCAACAACGGCAAGCTGTACGCGTACGGCAAGGACGTCGTCTTCACCGCGCACCTCGGCAAGACGTACAAGAACCGCACGGTGGCGCTCTACGCGGACCCGTTCGGCACGGACAAGCCGAAGAAGCTCCTGAAGACGGCCAAGGTCAACTCGTCCGGCAACGTCTCGGCGACCGTCGACATGACCCGCGACACCACGGTCACCGCGGTCTTCACGGGCGACGCCCGCTCCGCCTCCAAGACCGTGCAGTCCACGGCGTACGCCCAGGCGAAGATCTCCACCAGCGTCTCCAAGCACTACAAGACGGGCCGGATCGGCTCCGCCACGTACTACTACTTCCGGAAGAACACCGACCCGGTGTTCACGACGACGATGAACTACTACTCCGGCCGCAAGCAGCGCCTCCAGGTCCAGGTGTACTCCCAGGGAACCTGGTACGACACGGGCTCCGAGTACTTCGCCCTGGCCAGGAACGGCACGTCGGCGGTGCGCCTGGAGGCCCCGGGCAAGGCGGGCATCCGCGCCCGGTTGCGCTCGTCGTACATCAACGGCTCCTCCGGCGACACGGTCAACTCCACGACGCACGGCGCCTGGAAGTACATCACCTTCACCAACTGA